The Chloroflexaceae bacterium sequence GGGGGCGCTGCCGGTGAGGCCGCTGGCAGAGGCGCCGCTGTGGGTGGAGCGGAGGTGGCCGGCGCGGCTGTGGCAGGCGGGGCCGGCGCCGCCGCGGGGGGGCGCGGCCAGAACCATTGAATGCCAAGCGCCAGCGCCACGGCGAGCGCCGCCGTGAGCGCGTGCGGGAGCGCCGCCTGCACGCGCCGTTGAAAAGCGGACGGAGACGCGGCGGGCGCGTCTCCGGGTGACTGAGGAATCTCTGACACGCGCGCCTAGATCTCGTTGGCCAGGAGGATCGCCTGGGCGATCTCCTTCATTGACTTGCGGGTGTTCATCGAGAGTTGCTGGATCTTGCGGAAGGCTTCCGCCTCCTTCAACCCCTGCGTGTCCATCAAAATGCCCTTGGCGCGCTCGACGATCTTGCGCGTATCCAGGGTCTCCTTGAGGTCGGCGATCTGCCGGTCCATCTCCAGAAACTCCTGGTAGCGCGCCATAGCGATCTCGATTGCCGGCAGCAGTTCCGCCTCGCGGAAGGGCTTGACGATATAGTTCACCACGCCCGCCTCCTTCGCCCGCTCGACCAGTTCACGGTCGGAGTAGGCGGTGAGCAGCAGGACCGGCGCGATCTTTTCCTCCGTGAGGATACGCGCGGCCTGGATGCCGTCAAGCTTGGGCATCTTGATGTCCATCAGCACCAGATCGGGCTTGAGTTCACGGGCCAGGTTTATCACGCTCACCCCGTCGCCCGCCTCGCCCACCACCAGATAGCCGAGGCCGACCAGGGTCTCCTTCAGATTCATGCGGATGATCGATTCATCATCGGCGATCACCAGGCGAGTCTGTTGAGCCATGGGACACCTCCCAATGCGCCGCTTAGGTAGCCGCTACCGTGCAAAGTATAGCACGCCGGAGCGGGAGGGGTCAAACGCCTGGCCGCGCGCAGGTGTTCAGCTTTAGCGCGGAGGGCGCAGAGGATGTGCCTCTGGGAGCCGTTTACGGCCCTCCGCGCTCTCTTCGGTACGAAGGTGTTCGACGG is a genomic window containing:
- a CDS encoding response regulator gives rise to the protein MAQQTRLVIADDESIIRMNLKETLVGLGYLVVGEAGDGVSVINLARELKPDLVLMDIKMPKLDGIQAARILTEEKIAPVLLLTAYSDRELVERAKEAGVVNYIVKPFREAELLPAIEIAMARYQEFLEMDRQIADLKETLDTRKIVERAKGILMDTQGLKEAEAFRKIQQLSMNTRKSMKEIAQAILLANEI